CGGCCGGGCGCCCGGGGGCGCAGGCGGTGGTGGTGCGGATGTGGAGATCGTCGACAGTCGTGGACCGAACGACGCAGTCCGGCCGCCACACCACTTCCACCGTCCCGCCGTACGAGCGCGCCAGGCGCCCGTCGACGTACAGCTGCCCGGTGATGGTGTCGCCGTGCGAGTACGGCGGGAAGTTGACGCTCCTGATCGCCACGACGTCGTGGTCGACCTGCGCCGTACCCAGGAAGTTGGTCAGCCCGGGCGGGTTGAACATGTCGTCGTACGTGTGGATGAGTACGTCGCTCGCCAGGTCGGCGGAACGCGGGATCGTCATGAGGGGTCGGCCCAATCGGTGTTCGGGAGCAGGGGGTACCAGTCCGGGCGGGCCGGATCGCGGTCGTAGGGATACGGGCCGAGTTCGCGGAAGAGTTCGGCGTACTCGGCCAGCTTGTCGCGGTCCAGCTCGACGCCCAGGCCGGGCGCATCGGGGACCGCGATCGCGCCGTCGGCGTAGGGAAGCTTGCCGCCGACAATGACGTCGTCACGCAGGTGGTGGTAGTGCGCGTCCGCGGCGAACGACAGGTTCGGTACGACGGCGCCGAGGTGCAGCATCGTCGCGAGTTGGATGCCGAGCTCGCCGGAGGAGTGCACCGCGACCCCGAGCTGGAACGTCTCGCAGACGCCGGCCGCCTTGATGCACGGCCGGATACCGCCCCAGAACGTGGTGTCCAGCAGGATCACGTCGACCGCGGGGTCGCGGACGTTGGCGGCGAGCTGCTCGAAGTTCACCACGACGGTGTTCGTCGCGAGCGGGATCGGGGTGTTCTCGCGGACCCGGCGCATCCCGTTCAGACCCCAGGTCGGGTCCTCGAGGTAGTCGTTGTCGAGATCCTCGATCCCGCGGGCGAACCGGATCGCCTCCTCGACGCTGAACGCGCCGTTCGGGTCGAACCGCACGCGGTGCCCGGGGAGCGCCTCGGCCAACGCACGGAAGCACTCGCGTTCGTAGTCCGGCGGGAACACGCCGCCCTTCAGCTTGTGCACACTGAACCCGTGCTGGTCGACCAGCTCGCGGGCATGCGCGACCAACTGCTCCGCCGTACGGATCTCGCCCGTGCCGTCGTCGTTCGGGTGCCGGAAGAACAGGTAGCTGGCGAAGGGAACGTGCGAGCGCACCTTGCCTCCGAGCAGTTCGTGGACCGGTACGCCGAGCTCGCGGCCCTGCAGGTCGAGACACGCGAACTCGATTGCCGCGAGCAACTGGGTCCGGTTGTTGTACAAGCTCGCGGTGGGGTTGGCGAGCATCCAGCGCAGCGCCTCGGTGCGCGCCGGGTCGTGACCGAGGAGATACGGTTTGAGCCCGGTCACCGCGGCCTCGGCGCTCTGCCCGCCGCCGCCCATCTCGCCGAGACCGACCAGCCCGTTGTCGGCCTCGACCTCCACGACAGTCCGCACGAAACGTCCCCAGTGCGCTCCGTTGCTGTGCCGCAGCGGCGCCTCCAACGGCATCGTGACCGTGGTCGCGCGTACGTCGACGATCTTCACTTGGCGTCCTCCGGCAGTACGACGGCCAGCCCGGCGGTCAACCCGCCGTCGACCTTGACGTCCGCTCCGGTCACGAACGACGCGGCCGGGGAGGACAGGAAGTAGATGACCTCGGCAACCTCTCCCGGCGTCGCGACCCGCCCGAGCGGGTGCGAGCGTCCCCATTCGGCGACCACGTCGTCCGTCGTACGGTCGCCGGCGAACTGCGCGGCCGACGTACGCAACATCGGCGTGTCCACGGATCCCGGGCAGACCGCGTTGACGCGGATCCCGTCCGGAGCGTGGTCCACCGCCATCGCCCGTACGAGGCTGAGCAAGGCGCCCTTACCCATCGAGTACGCCGCTACGCCCGTCTGCGCCGCATACGCCTGCACGGACGACACCACGACAACACTGCCGCCACGCGACATCCGAGGGACGAACGCCTGGCACGCGAAGAACACGCCGCCGACGTTCACCGCCATCACCTCGTCGTAGACCGAGGCGGGTGTGTCGACCACGGTCCCGTACCGCTGGACGCCCGCGGCGCAGACCAGCGCGTCGACGGGCCCCACCTCGGAGGCGGCCGCGGCGAGCGCCTCGCGGTCGGAGACGTCCACGACGACGCCTGTCACCTGATCACCCAGGGCTGACAGCGCTTCCGCGTCCCGGTCCAGGGCAATCACCCGGTCTCCCGCGGCGACGAAGCGTTCGACTGCACCTCGTCCGATGCCGGCGGCACCGCCGGTCAC
This Kribbella sp. NBC_00482 DNA region includes the following protein-coding sequences:
- a CDS encoding enolase C-terminal domain-like protein: MKIVDVRATTVTMPLEAPLRHSNGAHWGRFVRTVVEVEADNGLVGLGEMGGGGQSAEAAVTGLKPYLLGHDPARTEALRWMLANPTASLYNNRTQLLAAIEFACLDLQGRELGVPVHELLGGKVRSHVPFASYLFFRHPNDDGTGEIRTAEQLVAHARELVDQHGFSVHKLKGGVFPPDYERECFRALAEALPGHRVRFDPNGAFSVEEAIRFARGIEDLDNDYLEDPTWGLNGMRRVRENTPIPLATNTVVVNFEQLAANVRDPAVDVILLDTTFWGGIRPCIKAAGVCETFQLGVAVHSSGELGIQLATMLHLGAVVPNLSFAADAHYHHLRDDVIVGGKLPYADGAIAVPDAPGLGVELDRDKLAEYAELFRELGPYPYDRDPARPDWYPLLPNTDWADPS
- a CDS encoding SDR family NAD(P)-dependent oxidoreductase — protein: MPQQSNAASGGEPNAASGGGVGGGRTVVVTGGAAGIGRGAVERFVAAGDRVIALDRDAEALSALGDQVTGVVVDVSDREALAAAASEVGPVDALVCAAGVQRYGTVVDTPASVYDEVMAVNVGGVFFACQAFVPRMSRGGSVVVVSSVQAYAAQTGVAAYSMGKGALLSLVRAMAVDHAPDGIRVNAVCPGSVDTPMLRTSAAQFAGDRTTDDVVAEWGRSHPLGRVATPGEVAEVIYFLSSPAASFVTGADVKVDGGLTAGLAVVLPEDAK